CCAAGGACTGGCGCACCGATCGCCTGCTGCGGCGCCTGGAGGCCATGCTGGCAGTGGCCGATACGGAAACTTCGCTCATCATCTCTGGCAATGGCGACGTGCTGGAGCCCGAGGACGGCCTGATGGCCATCGGCTCCGGCGGCGCTTTCGCGCAGTCCGCGGCGCGCGCGCTGCTGGACCACTCGCAGCTCGACGCGCGACAGATTGTCGAGCGCTCACTCACCATCGCCGCTGACATCTGCATCTATACCAACCACGAATTCACCTTCGAGGAGCTGGGCGCCTGACGCCCCACCCGCCATGTCCATGACCCCGCGCGAAATCGTCCAGGAACTCGACAAACACATCATTGGCCAGGATGCCGCCAAGCGCGCCGTGGCCATTGCCCTGCGCAACCGCTGGCGCCGCCAGCAGGTGCCGGAGCCGCTGCGCAGCGAGATCACGCCCAAGAACATTCTGATGATCGGCCCGACCGGTGTCGGCAAGACCGAGATCGCCCGTCGTCTGGCGCGTCTGGCCGGGGCGCCGTTCCTGAAGATCGAAGCAACCAAGTTCACCGAGGTCGGCTACGTTGGGCGCGACGTGGAATCCATCGTCCGCGACCTGATGGACGTGGCGGTCAAACAGACCCGCGAGCAGGAGATGGCCAAAGTGCGCCGCCGCGCCGAAGATGCCGCCGAGGAGCGCGTTCTGGACCTGCTGCTGCCCGGCTCGCGCAGCGACGACCCTGGCTCCGGCACTGACAGCAGCGCAGATACGCGCCAGAAGCTGCGAAAGCGCCTGCGCGAAGGCCAGCTCAACGACAAACAGTTGGAAATCGAGGTCACACTGCCGCAGGTGGGCGTGGAGATCATGGCCCCGCCGGGCATGGAGGAACTCACCCAGCAGTTGCAGGGTATGTTCCAGAACATGGCCGGGCGGCGCGAGCGCCGGCGCCAGGTACGGGTCGAGGAGGCGCTGCGCCTGCTCACCGACGAAGAAGCCGGCAAGATCGTCAACGACGAGGACATAAAACGCAGCGCCGTCGCCAATGCCGAACAGAACGGCATCGTCTTTCTCGACGAGATCGACAAGATCACCCAGCGTGGCGGCGATCGTGGCGGCAGCGGCGGCGAGGTGTCGCGCGAGGGCGTGCAGCGGGATTTGCTGCCGCTGATCGAGGGCAGCACCGTCGCTACCAAGTATGGCCAGGTGCGTACCGATCATGTGCTGTTTATTGCCTCAGGCGCGTTTCACCTGACCAAGCCGTCCGATCTCATCCCGGAATTGCAAGGCCGGCTGCCGATCCGCGTGGAACTGGATTCGCTGCGCGTGGAGGACTTCGTGCGCATCCTGACCGATACCGATGCGGCGCTGACCGAGCAGGCGACGGCCCTGTTGGCGACCGAAGGCGTCACGCTTCGCTTTTCGCCGGATGGTGTGCTGCGGCTTGCGCAAATCGCCTTCGAGGTCAACGAGCGCACCGAGAACATCGGCGCCCGCCGGCTGCACACCGTCATGGAGCGCCTGCTGGAGGACCTGTCCTTCGCCGCGGCCGATCGCAGCGGCAGCGAAGTGATGGTCGACGGTGCTTACGTCGATCAGCGCCTCGCGGACCTGGCGGGGGACCAGGACTTGAGCCGCTACATACTCTGATCTGGCCCGCATCGCGATCCCACGCTGACGGAGACTGCCATGCCGCAAGACACCACGGATTTTGGTTTCAACGAAGTGCCGGTCGCCGACAAGGCGCACCGGGTCCGGCAGGTATTCGACTCGGTCGCGCCGCGTTACGACCTGATGAACGACCTGATGTCGATGGGCCTGCACCGGGTCTGGAAGCGTTTCGCGGTCGGGCTGGCGGCGGTGCGGCCCGGCGAGTGGGTGCTCGATCTTGCCGGCGGCACGGGCGATCTGACGCGCCTGTTGGCGCCGCGGGTCGGGGACGGCGGCCGGGTGCTGCTGGCCGACATCAACGGCGCCATGTTGTCCAGGGGTCGGGACCGGCTGATCGATGCCGGTATCGCCGGCAATGTCGACTACCTGCAGGTGGACGCCGAGCACCTGCCGGTGGCCGACAAGAGCCTGCACTGCGTGGTGATCGGTTTTGGCCTGCGCAACGTCACCGACAAGCAGGCGGCACTGGGCGAGATGCGCCGGGTGCTCAAGCCCGGTGGCCGGGCGCTGGTGCTGGAGTTCTCGCAGCCGGTGCTGGCGCCGCTAAAACCCCTGTACGACGCCTACAGTTTTCAGGTGCTGCCGCGCATCGGACGGCTGGTGGCGGGGGACGCCGACAGTTACCGCTATCTGGCCGAGTCCATCCGTCGCCATCCGGATCAGGACACGCTGCTGGGCATGCTGCACCAGGCTGGTTTCAGCCGTTGCCAGTATTTCCACCTTGCCGGCGGCATCGTCGCCGTGCACCGGGGTTACCGGCTGTGACGGACGCACCGGCCAGCGCGGCCACCAGCCTGCCGCTGGCGGCCCTGGAAATGGCTCTGAACCGCTTGCTGGCGCTCGATCCGCTAACGCTGGAACGCCTGGCCGCTTTGGAAGGCCGGG
This genomic interval from Immundisolibacter sp. contains the following:
- the ubiE gene encoding bifunctional demethylmenaquinone methyltransferase/2-methoxy-6-polyprenyl-1,4-benzoquinol methylase UbiE; protein product: MPQDTTDFGFNEVPVADKAHRVRQVFDSVAPRYDLMNDLMSMGLHRVWKRFAVGLAAVRPGEWVLDLAGGTGDLTRLLAPRVGDGGRVLLADINGAMLSRGRDRLIDAGIAGNVDYLQVDAEHLPVADKSLHCVVIGFGLRNVTDKQAALGEMRRVLKPGGRALVLEFSQPVLAPLKPLYDAYSFQVLPRIGRLVAGDADSYRYLAESIRRHPDQDTLLGMLHQAGFSRCQYFHLAGGIVAVHRGYRL
- the hslU gene encoding ATP-dependent protease ATPase subunit HslU encodes the protein MTPREIVQELDKHIIGQDAAKRAVAIALRNRWRRQQVPEPLRSEITPKNILMIGPTGVGKTEIARRLARLAGAPFLKIEATKFTEVGYVGRDVESIVRDLMDVAVKQTREQEMAKVRRRAEDAAEERVLDLLLPGSRSDDPGSGTDSSADTRQKLRKRLREGQLNDKQLEIEVTLPQVGVEIMAPPGMEELTQQLQGMFQNMAGRRERRRQVRVEEALRLLTDEEAGKIVNDEDIKRSAVANAEQNGIVFLDEIDKITQRGGDRGGSGGEVSREGVQRDLLPLIEGSTVATKYGQVRTDHVLFIASGAFHLTKPSDLIPELQGRLPIRVELDSLRVEDFVRILTDTDAALTEQATALLATEGVTLRFSPDGVLRLAQIAFEVNERTENIGARRLHTVMERLLEDLSFAAADRSGSEVMVDGAYVDQRLADLAGDQDLSRYIL
- the hslV gene encoding ATP-dependent protease subunit HslV, producing MEAFHGTTILSVRRNGHVVLGGDGQVTLGNMVMKRGARKVRRLHHGKVLAGFAGATADAFTLFELFDAKLEKHSGQLARAAVELAKDWRTDRLLRRLEAMLAVADTETSLIISGNGDVLEPEDGLMAIGSGGAFAQSAARALLDHSQLDARQIVERSLTIAADICIYTNHEFTFEELGA